In Astatotilapia calliptera chromosome 20, fAstCal1.2, whole genome shotgun sequence, one genomic interval encodes:
- the lzic gene encoding protein LZIC, with protein MASRGKSETGKLRQNMEEQLDRLMQQLQDLEECREDLDEEEYEETKKETLEQLGEFNDSLKKIMSGDMTLVDELSGMQLAIQAAISQAFKTPEVIRLFAKKQPGQLRSRLAEMDRDVMVGKLSRDVYTQQKMEILTALRKLGEKLTPEDETFLTENATATLSQFEKVTANQGSEDKIMALASSGVKTKS; from the exons ATGGCCTCTCGAGGGAAATCAGAAACTGGAAAATTGAGGCAAAATATGGAGGAACAACTTGACAGActaatgcagcagcttcaggaCCTGGAGGAATGCAG AGAAGATCTGGATGAGGAAGAGTACGAAGAGACAAAGAAGGAAACTTTGGAGCAGCTGGGTGAATTCAATGACTCCTTGAAGAAAATAATGTCAGGAGATATGACACTTGTGGATGAACTCAGTGGGATGCAACTG GCGATCCAAGCTGCCATCAGCCAAGCCTTCAAAACCCCGGAGGTGATACGACTTTTTGCTAAGAAGCAGCCAGGACAGCTGAGAAGCAGACTGGCAGAG ATGGACCGCGATGTGATGGTGGGAAAACTGTCACGGGACGTGTACACGCAGCAGAAAATGGAAATCCTCACTGCCTTGAGAAAACTGGGGGAGAAG CTCACCCCAGAAGACGAGACGTTCCTCACTGAAAACGCCACAGCGACCCTGAGCCAGTTTGAAAAAGTGACTGCAAACCAAG ggTCCGAAGACAAAATAATGGCTTTAGCTAGCTCCGGTGTGAAAACAAAGTCATAg